From Pseudoalteromonas sp. R3, one genomic window encodes:
- the folE2 gene encoding GTP cyclohydrolase FolE2: protein MMQLPDIASHFAPDSQSPLKWVGMEKIALPMQVRCDQTSVNINTLMDVFVSLDTGAKGIHMSRLYLLANEALAGIELTFAQLDKVLKEIVASQQGLSQSAKLVIKFELPLNRPALKSSYSGYNAYPIELHCEHHEGKTHCKLISTITYSSTCPCSAALSRQLLSETVAQQFATQDNIDKAQLLEWLKGPHGSVATPHSQRSYAYIEAALAGDHLPDLAHWLALFEETLATPVQTAVKREDEQAFAALNAKNLMFCEDAARRIKATLESISEVADYQFKVEHQESLHAHNAVVYDRKS from the coding sequence ATGATGCAACTTCCCGATATTGCGAGCCATTTTGCGCCAGACAGCCAGAGCCCGCTAAAGTGGGTTGGGATGGAAAAAATTGCCCTACCCATGCAGGTGCGCTGCGATCAGACCAGCGTCAACATCAACACGCTTATGGACGTTTTTGTCAGCCTGGATACAGGCGCAAAAGGCATACATATGTCACGCCTTTACCTGCTTGCCAACGAAGCACTGGCGGGAATTGAACTCACTTTCGCACAGCTCGATAAGGTACTCAAAGAGATAGTCGCGTCTCAACAAGGTCTCAGTCAGTCTGCCAAGTTAGTCATTAAGTTTGAGCTGCCATTGAACAGACCGGCTCTGAAAAGTAGTTACAGCGGATACAATGCCTACCCGATAGAGCTGCACTGTGAGCACCATGAGGGCAAAACACACTGCAAGCTTATCAGTACGATTACCTACAGCAGTACCTGCCCATGTTCAGCGGCTTTGTCTCGTCAGTTACTGAGTGAGACAGTGGCACAGCAGTTTGCCACACAGGACAACATAGACAAGGCCCAGCTGCTGGAATGGCTTAAAGGACCGCACGGCTCTGTTGCAACACCGCACAGCCAGCGCTCTTATGCCTATATTGAAGCCGCACTGGCAGGCGACCACTTACCGGATCTGGCGCACTGGCTTGCGCTGTTTGAAGAAACCCTGGCTACGCCAGTACAAACTGCGGTTAAACGCGAAGATGAGCAGGCATTTGCAGCTTTAAATGCAAAAAACCTGATGTTTTGTGAGGACGCGGCAAGGCGTATTAAAGCAACGCTGGAGTCTATTTCAGAAGTTGCTGATTATCAGTTTAAAGTAGAGCATCAGGAAAGTTTGCATGCTCATAACGCCGTCGTATACGACCGCAAATCATAA